From Mytilus edulis chromosome 8, xbMytEdul2.2, whole genome shotgun sequence, one genomic window encodes:
- the LOC139484026 gene encoding neurogenic differentiation factor 1-like — MNTMIISEFPKVTDGLNETFNVYEELDKENVYQRNIRKQMNNSVVSEEARLKTNVRERQRMHQMNKSMEDLKQVLPYSKSVNKLSKMSTLLLAREHIVSLQKSQKELHHLVQKLQNNLSRQSHNAPLMCMSTEPASHNIPIMCMSTKRAPHSVSNQGLYIYKDYQTDAQTRENFMAEKPRRKLQDITNTKGQGHVQPKVLHKFSIDALLSDC; from the coding sequence ATGAATACCATGATAATATCGGAATTTCCAAAAGTGACAGATGgtttaaatgaaacatttaacGTTTATGAAGAATTGGATAAAGAAAACGTCTACCAGAGAAATATTCGTAAACAAATGAACAATTCAGTAGTATCGGAAGAAGCTCGCCTCAAAACGAATGTAAGAGAACGACAGCGCATGCACCAAATGAACAAAAGTATGGAGGATCTAAAGCAAGTTTTGCCGTACTCAAAGTCTGTGAATAAACTGTCAAAAATGTCTACCCTTCTCCTAGCAAGGGAACACATTGTATCGTTGCAAAAATCTCAGAAAGAGCTTCATCATTTAGTGCAGAAACTACAAAACAATTTATCAAGGCAGTCACATAATGCTCCACTAATGTGTATGTCAACGGAACCTGCATCGCATAATATTCCGATAATGTGCATGTCAACGAAACGTGCACCACATAGTGTCTCTAACCAAGGATTATATATCTACAAGGATTACCAGACTGATGCTCAAACGAGGGAAAACTTCATGGCAGAAAAACCTCGGAGGAAGCTACAAGACATTACTAATactaaaggtcaaggtcatgttcaaccGAAAGTTCTGCACAAATTTTCAATTGATGCTTTGTTATCGGATTGCTAA